One Nitrospiraceae bacterium DNA segment encodes these proteins:
- a CDS encoding fibronectin type III domain-containing protein translates to MSNLAAEMPGLSQLVTPSSSSAPSSPPAPVPPAIGASPTSLSFTAQQGSGNPAVQTLSISNTGGGTLSWSASDNAAWLTVSPASGTGNGSVAVSAALGTLAAGSYSATVTLSATGATPVTVPVAFTVTAAPTISLSPISLSYAATQGAANPSNQTVTVTNSGGTLTWAATDNASWLALTPSSGSGNGTLTASVNTAGLAAGTYNGTITVAASGATSQQVGVVLTVNSPSTSSATLTWNASTSSNVSGYKVYRATASGAYGAPTATLQGSVTTYVSTGLQSGTTYFFVVTAFDASGTESSFSNEVSKSIF, encoded by the coding sequence ATGTCCAATCTTGCAGCGGAAATGCCAGGACTCTCTCAACTAGTGACTCCTTCATCTTCTTCAGCTCCATCTTCGCCACCCGCTCCGGTCCCGCCGGCCATCGGCGCGAGCCCGACCAGTTTATCTTTTACAGCCCAGCAAGGCAGCGGGAATCCCGCGGTTCAGACCCTCAGCATCAGCAACACCGGCGGCGGGACGTTAAGTTGGAGTGCGAGTGACAACGCTGCCTGGTTGACCGTGTCACCCGCCTCTGGCACGGGTAATGGCTCCGTTGCCGTCAGTGCAGCACTCGGCACTTTAGCCGCCGGTAGCTATAGCGCCACCGTCACCCTCAGTGCTACCGGCGCCACGCCCGTCACCGTCCCCGTCGCGTTTACCGTGACGGCCGCCCCGACAATCAGTCTCAGCCCCATAAGTCTCTCGTACGCAGCAACCCAGGGGGCGGCAAATCCGTCAAACCAGACCGTCACTGTGACCAACAGCGGAGGAACGCTGACGTGGGCGGCAACCGATAACGCTTCTTGGTTAGCACTCACTCCCAGTTCTGGTTCCGGTAATGGCACATTGACGGCGAGTGTGAATACTGCGGGACTTGCCGCTGGAACCTACAACGGTACGATTACAGTGGCGGCGTCAGGAGCTACCTCACAACAGGTAGGAGTAGTCCTGACTGTCAATTCACCTTCAACCTCATCAGCTACCTTGACCTGGAATGCAAGCACATCTAGCAACGTGTCAGGCTACAAGGTGTATCGTGCAACGGCATCCGGTGCCTATGGAGCGCCTACTGCGACTCTTCAAGGCAGTGTGACGACTTACGTATCGACAGGACTACAGTCAGGAACCACATATTTCTTTGTCGTCACAGCGTTCGACGCTTCTGGTACAGAGAGCAGTTTTTCGAATGAAGTCAGCAAAAGCATTTTCTGA